One segment of Bacteroides caecimuris DNA contains the following:
- a CDS encoding Rpn family recombination-promoting nuclease/putative transposase: MRYLDPKADLTFKRVFGEHPDLVMSFLNALLPLSPGQEVTEIEYLPVELVPDNPLRKNSIVDVRCRDNQGRIFLVEMQMIWSSEFKQRVLFNASKAYVRQLDTGENYELLQPVYSLNLVNDIFELDLDDEFYHYYRLVHTEHTEKVIEGLHLVFVELPKFTPQNYSDKKMQVLWLRYLTEINERTREVPKEFLANPELKKAVKALEESAFTDAQLAGYEKFWDIISVEKTLFSSAERRGMRRGLEEGMKKGLEEGKKEGIKEGIKEGIKEGIKEGIKEGIKEGKKEVARSLKMAGIPTAIIMESTGLSEIEIEDL; this comes from the coding sequence ATGAGATACTTAGACCCTAAAGCCGATTTGACGTTCAAGCGCGTCTTCGGCGAGCACCCCGATTTGGTGATGAGCTTTTTGAATGCCTTGCTTCCTTTATCTCCGGGTCAGGAGGTGACTGAAATCGAATATCTCCCCGTGGAGCTTGTCCCTGACAATCCTTTGCGTAAAAACAGTATTGTGGATGTCCGTTGCCGCGACAATCAGGGTCGCATTTTCCTGGTTGAAATGCAGATGATATGGAGTTCTGAGTTTAAACAGCGTGTTTTGTTCAACGCTTCCAAGGCTTACGTGCGCCAGCTGGATACTGGTGAGAATTATGAACTACTTCAACCCGTTTATTCTCTGAATCTAGTGAACGATATCTTTGAATTGGATTTGGATGATGAGTTCTATCATTATTACCGTTTGGTTCATACGGAACATACCGAAAAGGTGATCGAAGGCCTGCATCTTGTATTTGTGGAACTTCCTAAGTTTACTCCTCAAAATTATAGTGATAAGAAAATGCAGGTTCTTTGGCTGCGTTATCTAACTGAGATCAACGAACGTACGCGCGAAGTCCCCAAAGAGTTTTTGGCAAATCCTGAACTTAAAAAAGCTGTGAAGGCTCTTGAAGAGTCTGCTTTTACCGATGCCCAGCTTGCTGGCTATGAGAAGTTTTGGGATATAATCAGTGTGGAGAAAACCTTGTTCAGTAGTGCGGAGCGACGGGGCATGAGGAGAGGGCTGGAAGAAGGTATGAAGAAAGGCTTGGAAGAAGGCAAAAAAGAAGGTATAAAAGAAGGTATAAAGGAAGGCATAAAGGAAGGCATAAAGGAAGGCATAAAGGAAGGCATAAAGGAAGGCAAAAAAGAAGTTGCTCGCAGCTTGAAAATGGCAGGTATACCTACTGCCATTATAATGGAAAGCACAGGTCTGTCGGAGATCGAGATTGAAGATTTATAA
- a CDS encoding Rpn family recombination-promoting nuclease/putative transposase, whose translation MRYLDPKADLTFKRVFGEHPDLVMSFLNALLPLSPGQEVTEIEYLPVELVPDNPLRKNSIVDVRCRDNQGRIFLVEMQMIWSSEFKQRVLFNASKAYVRQLDTGENYELLQPVYSLNLVNDIFELDLDDEFYHYYRLVHTEHTEKVIEGLHLVFVELPKFTPQNYSEKKMQVLWLRYLTEINERTREVPKEFLANPELKKAVKALEESAFTDAQLAGYEKFWDIISVEKTLFSSAERRGMRRGLEEGMKKGLEEGKKEGIKEGKKEVARSLKMAGIPTAIIMESTGLLENEIEDL comes from the coding sequence ATGAGATACTTAGACCCTAAAGCCGATTTGACGTTCAAGCGCGTCTTCGGCGAGCATCCCGATTTGGTGATGAGCTTTTTGAATGCCTTGCTTCCTTTATCTCCGGGGCAGGAGGTGACTGAAATCGAATATCTTCCCGTGGAGCTTGTTCCTGACAATCCTTTGCGTAAGAACAGTATTGTAGATGTCCGTTGCCGCGACAATCAGGGTCGCATTTTCTTGGTTGAAATGCAGATGATATGGAGTTCTGAGTTTAAACAGCGTGTTTTGTTCAACGCTTCCAAAGCTTACGTTCGCCAGCTGGATACGGGGGAGAATTATGAACTGCTTCAACCCGTTTATTCTCTGAATCTGGTGAACGATATCTTTGAATTGGATTTGGATGATGAGTTCTATCATTATTACCGTTTGGTTCATACTGAACATACCGAAAAGGTGATCGAAGGCCTGCACCTGGTATTTGTGGAACTTCCTAAGTTTACTCCTCAAAATTATAGTGAAAAGAAAATGCAGGTTCTTTGGCTGCGTTATCTAACTGAGATCAACGAACGTACGCGCGAAGTCCCCAAAGAGTTTTTGGCAAATCCTGAACTTAAAAAAGCTGTGAAGGCTCTTGAAGAGTCTGCTTTTACCGATGCCCAGCTTGCTGGCTATGAGAAGTTTTGGGATATAATCAGTGTGGAGAAAACCTTGTTCAGTAGTGCGGAGCGACGGGGCATGAGGAGAGGACTGGAAGAAGGTATGAAGAAAGGCTTGGAAGAAGGCAAAAAAGAAGGTATAAAAGAAGGCAAAAAGGAAGTTGCTCGCAGCTTGAAAATGGCAGGTATACCTACTGCCATTATAATGGAAAGCACAGGTCTGTTGGAGAACGAGATTGAGGATTTGTAA
- a CDS encoding Rpn family recombination-promoting nuclease/putative transposase, with product MRYLDPKADLTFKRVFGEHPDLVMSFLNALLPLSPGQEVTEIEYLPVELVPDNPLRKNSIVDVRCRDNQGRIFLVEMQMIWSSEFKQRVLFNASKAYVRQLDTGENYELLQPVYSLNLVNDIFELDLDDEFYHYYRLVHTEHTEKVIEGLHLVFVELPKFTPQNYSEKKMQVLWLRYLTEINERTREVPKEFLANPELKKAVKALEESAFTDAQLAGYEKFWDIISVEKTLFSSAERRGMRRGLEEGMKKGLEEGKKEGIKEGIKEGIKEGKKEGIKEGIKEGIKEGIKEGKKEVARSLKMAGIPTAIIMESTGLSEIEIEDL from the coding sequence ATGAGATACTTAGACCCTAAAGCCGATTTGACGTTCAAGCGCGTCTTCGGCGAGCATCCCGATTTGGTGATGAGCTTTTTGAATGCCTTGCTTCCTTTATCTCCGGGTCAGGAGGTGACTGAAATCGAATATCTCCCCGTGGAGCTTGTCCCTGACAATCCTTTGCGTAAAAATAGTATTGTAGATGTCCGTTGCCGCGACAATCAGGGTCGCATTTTTTTGGTTGAAATGCAGATGATATGGAGTTCTGAGTTTAAGCAGCGTGTTTTGTTCAACGCTTCCAAAGCTTACGTTCGCCAGCTGGATACGGGGGAGAATTATGAACTGCTTCAACCCGTGTATTCTCTGAATCTAGTGAACGATATCTTTGAATTGGATTTGGATGATGAGTTCTATCATTATTACCGTTTGGTTCATACTGAACATACCGAAAAGGTGATCGAAGGCCTGCACCTGGTATTTGTGGAACTTCCTAAGTTTACTCCTCAAAATTATAGTGAGAAGAAAATGCAGGTTCTTTGGTTGCGTTATCTAACGGAGATCAACGAACGTACGCGCGAAGTCCCCAAAGAGTTTTTGGCAAATCCTGAACTTAAAAAAGCTGTCAAGGCTCTTGAAGAGTCTGCTTTTACCGATGCCCAGTTGGCTGGCTATGAGAAGTTTTGGGATATAATCAGTGTGGAGAAAACCTTGTTCAGTAGTGCGGAGCGACGGGGCATGAGGAGAGGGCTGGAAGAAGGTATGAAGAAAGGCTTGGAAGAAGGCAAAAAAGAAGGTATAAAAGAAGGCATAAAGGAAGGTATAAAGGAAGGCAAAAAAGAAGGTATAAAAGAAGGTATAAAAGAAGGTATAAAAGAAGGTATAAAAGAAGGCAAAAAGGAAGTTGCTCGTAGCTTGAAAATGGCAGGTATACCTACTGCCATTATTATGGAAAGCACAGGTCTGTCGGAGATCGAGATTGAGGATTTATAA
- a CDS encoding Rpn family recombination-promoting nuclease/putative transposase, whose translation MRYLDPKADLTFKRVFGEHPDLVMSFLNALLPLSPGQEVTEIEYLPVELVPDNPLRKNSIVDVRCRDNQGRIFLVEMQMIWSSEFKQRVLFNASKAYVRQLDTGENYELLQPVYSLNLVNDIFELDLDDEFYHYYRLVHTEHTEKVIEGLHLVFVELPKFTPQNYSDKKMQVLWLRYLTEINERTREVPKEFLANPELKKAVKALEESAFTDAQLAGYEKFWDIISVEKTLFSSAERRGMRRGLEEGMKKGLEEGKKEGIKEGIKEGIKEGKKEVARSLKMAGIPTAIIMESTGLSEVEIEDL comes from the coding sequence ATGAGATACTTAGACCCTAAAGCCGATTTGACGTTCAAGCGCGTCTTCGGCGAGCATCCCGATTTGGTGATGAGCTTCTTGAATGCCTTGCTTCCTTTATCTCCGGGTCAGGAGGTGACTGAAATCGAATATCTCCCCGTGGAGCTTGTCCCTGACAATCCTTTGCGTAAGAACAGTATTGTAGATGTCCGTTGCCGCGACAATCAGGGTCGCATTTTTCTGGTTGAAATGCAGATGATATGGAGTTCTGAGTTCAAGCAGCGTGTTTTGTTCAACGCTTCCAAAGCTTACGTTCGCCAGCTGGATACGGGGGAGAATTATGAACTGCTGCAACCTGTGTATTCTCTGAATCTGGTGAACGATATCTTTGAATTGGATTTGGATGATGAGTTCTATCATTATTACCGTTTGGTTCATACTGAACATACCGAAAAGGTGATCGAGGGCCTGCATCTTGTATTTGTGGAACTTCCTAAGTTTACTCCTCAAAATTATAGTGATAAGAAAATGCAGGTTCTTTGGCTGCGTTATCTAACTGAGATCAACGAACGTACGCGCGAAGTCCCCAAAGAGTTTTTGGCAAATCCTGAACTTAAAAAAGCTGTGAAGGCTCTTGAAGAGTCTGCTTTTACCGATGCCCAGCTTGCTGGCTATGAGAAGTTTTGGGATATAATCAGTGTGGAGAAAACCTTGTTCAGTAGTGCGGAGCGACGGGGCATGAGGAGAGGACTGGAAGAAGGTATGAAGAAAGGCTTGGAAGAAGGCAAAAAAGAAGGTATAAAAGAAGGTATAAAGGAAGGCATAAAGGAAGGCAAAAAAGAAGTTGCTCGCAGCTTGAAAATGGCAGGTATACCTACTGCCATTATTATGGAAAGCACAGGTCTGTCGGAGGTGGAGATTGAGGATTTGTAA
- a CDS encoding Rpn family recombination-promoting nuclease/putative transposase, whose translation MRYLDPKADLTFKRVFGEHPDLVMSFLNALLPLSPGQEVTEIEYLPVELVPDNPLRKNSIVDVRCRDNQGRIFLVEMQMIWSSEFKQRVLFNASKAYVRQLDTGENYELLQPVYSLNLVNDIFELDLDDEFYHYYRLVHTEHTEKVIEGLHLVFVELPKFTPQNYSDKKMQVLWLRYLTEINERTREVPKEFLANPELKKAVKALEESAFTDAQLAGYEKFWDIISVEKTLFSSAERRGMRRGLEEGMKKGLEEGKKEGIKEGKKEGIKEGIKEGIKEGKKEVARSLKMAGIPTAIIMESTGLSEVEIEDL comes from the coding sequence ATGAGATACTTAGACCCTAAAGCCGATTTGACGTTCAAGCGCGTCTTCGGCGAGCATCCCGATTTGGTGATGAGCTTTTTGAATGCCTTGCTTCCTTTATCTCCGGGTCAGGAGGTGACTGAAATCGAATATCTCCCCGTGGAGCTTGTCCCTGACAATCCATTGCGTAAGAACAGTATTGTAGATGTCCGTTGCCGCGACAATCAGGGTCGCATTTTTTTGGTTGAAATGCAGATGATATGGAGTTCTGAGTTTAAACAGCGTGTTTTGTTCAACGCTTCCAAAGCTTACGTTCGCCAGCTGGATACGGGGGAGAATTATGAACTGCTTCAACCCGTTTATTCTCTGAATCTGGTGAACGATATCTTTGAATTGGATTTGGATGATGAGTTCTATCATTATTACCGTTTGGTTCATACGGAACATACCGAAAAGGTGATCGAAGGCCTGCATCTTGTATTTGTGGAACTTCCTAAGTTTACTCCTCAAAATTATAGTGATAAGAAAATGCAGGTTCTTTGGCTGCGTTATCTAACTGAGATCAACGAACGTACGCGCGAAGTCCCCAAAGAGTTTTTGGCAAATCCTGAACTTAAAAAAGCTGTGAAGGCTCTTGAAGAGTCTGCTTTTACCGATGCCCAGCTTGCTGGCTATGAGAAGTTTTGGGATATAATCAGTGTGGAGAAAACCTTGTTCAGTAGTGCGGAGCGACGGGGCATGAGGAGAGGACTGGAAGAAGGTATGAAGAAAGGCTTGGAAGAAGGCAAAAAAGAAGGTATAAAGGAAGGCAAAAAAGAAGGTATAAAAGAAGGTATAAAAGAAGGCATAAAAGAAGGCAAAAAGGAAGTTGCTCGCAGCTTGAAAATGGCAGGTATACCTACTGCCATTATTATGGAAAGCACAGGTCTGTCGGAGGTGGAGATTGAGGATTTGTAA
- a CDS encoding MraY family glycosyltransferase has product MKYLLMALAFLISVFIARMIIPRILLISYRKKLFDSQEERKVHKGAIPRLGGVSFFPTILFSCCGVLAFYNLFGYYVSTLHDDRILSEMLLLVCGLVLLYLTGIADDLIGVRYGNKMAVQLVSACLFPLSGLWINDLYGLFGLGMIPQFWGGLLTVLVVILITNAINLIDGIDGLASGLSSVSLVVLGALFLEREMWSCSLIAFSSFGVLVPFFYYNVFGKAERARKIFMGDTGSLTLGYILSFLAIKYSQNLDGIPKEHGPLVIAFSTLLVPVFDAIRVAIVRMYKGRNPFEPDKTHIHHLFLKMGFTVRQALLMILLLSCILSGLNIWLIPYVENTVMLLLDMLVWIGLNIWWMKRIKMV; this is encoded by the coding sequence ATGAAATATCTACTAATGGCATTGGCCTTTCTGATTTCCGTTTTCATCGCCCGTATGATTATCCCTCGCATCCTGCTGATATCCTATCGGAAGAAACTGTTCGATTCTCAGGAAGAGCGCAAGGTTCACAAAGGTGCGATCCCCCGTCTGGGCGGAGTCTCTTTTTTCCCTACCATCCTGTTTTCTTGTTGCGGAGTGCTGGCTTTCTACAACCTGTTCGGCTATTATGTCTCCACGCTTCACGACGACCGCATCTTGTCGGAGATGTTGCTGCTTGTCTGCGGACTGGTTCTGCTTTACCTGACGGGTATTGCCGACGACTTGATTGGTGTTCGTTACGGCAATAAGATGGCAGTGCAGTTAGTGAGTGCCTGCCTGTTTCCGTTGAGCGGACTTTGGATAAACGACCTTTACGGTTTGTTCGGTTTGGGCATGATTCCTCAGTTTTGGGGAGGGCTGCTCACAGTGCTGGTAGTGATTCTCATCACGAACGCCATCAATCTGATTGATGGTATCGATGGTCTTGCTTCGGGGTTAAGTAGCGTGTCGTTAGTGGTGTTGGGGGCATTGTTTTTAGAGCGTGAGATGTGGAGTTGCAGTCTGATCGCTTTCAGCTCGTTCGGTGTGCTGGTTCCGTTTTTCTATTACAATGTTTTTGGTAAGGCTGAGCGTGCGCGTAAGATCTTTATGGGCGATACGGGCAGTCTGACGTTGGGTTACATCCTGAGTTTCCTTGCCATCAAGTATAGTCAGAATCTCGATGGCATCCCTAAGGAACACGGTCCGTTGGTGATTGCTTTCAGCACGCTGCTGGTACCTGTTTTCGATGCTATCCGCGTTGCTATCGTCCGTATGTATAAAGGGCGGAATCCTTTCGAACCTGACAAGACGCACATTCATCACTTGTTCTTGAAAATGGGCTTTACGGTTCGTCAAGCATTGCTGATGATTCTTCTGTTGTCTTGCATCCTCAGCGGTTTGAATATCTGGCTGATTCCTTATGTGGAGAATACGGTGATGCTGTTACTGGATATGCTGGTATGGATCGGGTTGAATATTTGGTGGATGAAAAGAATAAAAATGGTATAA
- a CDS encoding DUF1972 domain-containing protein codes for MKNITIVGTQGVPANYGGFESLVENIIGENKSPNMNYTVFCSSKDLPQQINEYKSAKLKYIPLSANGIQSIPYDMLSLLKVPKETDVILVLGVSGSLIFPFFRLFSKKKLVMNIDGLEHRRNKWSKAAKWYLKISEKMAVKYADVIIADNKGIQDYVKEEYGKDSVLIAYGGDHVIRDIEPRFEDDILRKFALIPNDYAITVCRIEPENNCHNTLEAFSKTDKKLIFIGNWNRSEYGRNLKEKYSKFPNIIIQDPIYDIDILYALRKNAEMYIHGHSAGGTNPSLVEAMFFGCPILCYDVVYNRASTQNEAYYWKDVCELVDLLKRTDLCGDAMRSIAQKEYTWKMIASQYEALY; via the coding sequence ATGAAAAATATTACAATCGTAGGAACTCAAGGGGTTCCCGCCAATTATGGAGGTTTTGAGTCTCTCGTTGAAAATATTATTGGAGAGAATAAATCTCCTAATATGAACTATACGGTATTTTGTAGTAGCAAGGACTTACCGCAACAAATAAATGAATATAAGAGTGCAAAACTAAAATATATACCTCTCAGCGCGAATGGTATTCAAAGTATACCATACGATATGCTCAGCCTATTAAAAGTGCCAAAAGAAACAGATGTGATCTTAGTTCTGGGAGTATCAGGCTCCCTGATATTTCCTTTTTTTAGGCTGTTTTCCAAGAAGAAACTAGTGATGAACATTGATGGGCTGGAACATCGCCGTAATAAATGGAGTAAAGCTGCAAAATGGTATCTTAAGATTTCTGAGAAGATGGCGGTAAAATATGCTGATGTCATAATTGCTGACAACAAGGGAATACAGGATTATGTAAAAGAGGAATATGGAAAAGATTCTGTGCTTATTGCATACGGAGGCGATCATGTGATTCGAGATATTGAACCTAGGTTTGAAGATGATATTTTAAGAAAGTTTGCATTAATCCCCAATGATTATGCTATCACTGTATGTAGAATAGAGCCGGAAAACAATTGTCATAATACACTTGAGGCTTTCTCAAAGACTGATAAGAAACTTATTTTTATCGGGAACTGGAATCGTAGTGAGTACGGACGTAACTTAAAAGAGAAGTATAGTAAGTTCCCGAATATCATCATTCAAGATCCAATATATGATATAGACATTTTGTATGCTTTAAGAAAAAACGCAGAGATGTATATTCACGGTCATAGTGCAGGAGGTACAAATCCATCTCTAGTAGAAGCTATGTTCTTTGGGTGTCCTATCTTATGCTATGATGTTGTATATAATCGCGCTAGTACGCAGAATGAAGCCTATTACTGGAAGGATGTCTGTGAACTTGTTGATTTGCTAAAACGCACGGATTTATGTGGTGATGCAATGCGAAGTATTGCTCAAAAAGAATATACTTGGAAAATGATAGCGTCGCAATATGAGGCTTTGTATTAA
- a CDS encoding glycosyltransferase family 4 protein gives MNITCFHLYNDYSGSPKVLRNIVEGLLDKKHKVTIVTSKTNGVLNDLFEVDNLNYEYFNYHPSSNKFLWICHFIYAQVSLFLKALKYQDSSVFYINTIMPVGAAIAGRLLNKKVVYHYHENAFIKSSFYRVLYRIMLIIADEIICVSKYQRSFLPQSNNISVVYNALPESFICKLVPNMNKAFNKKNILMVSSLVLYKSPIEFITLAQKLPLYKFTLVLNDTQTAIENFISKYNIKVPNNIKIYPRQSDISRFYNEASILLNLSNRKKFIETFGMTALEGMSAGIPVIVPTVGGIAELVDDDINGYKIDVQQLDIIADRIKYMLSDIDIYSELAKGALTTAALYSNKYMCEGIETILVQ, from the coding sequence ATGAATATTACTTGTTTCCATTTATACAACGATTACAGTGGTAGCCCTAAAGTATTACGTAATATAGTAGAAGGGTTGCTTGATAAAAAACATAAGGTAACTATTGTTACTTCTAAGACAAATGGTGTTTTAAATGATTTATTTGAAGTTGATAATTTGAATTATGAGTATTTTAATTATCATCCTTCTAGTAATAAGTTTTTATGGATATGCCATTTCATATACGCTCAAGTATCCCTCTTTTTGAAGGCATTAAAATATCAGGATTCTTCTGTATTTTATATAAATACAATTATGCCAGTAGGTGCAGCTATAGCTGGTCGGCTTTTAAATAAGAAGGTGGTATATCATTATCACGAGAATGCTTTTATTAAAAGTTCTTTTTACAGAGTGCTTTATCGTATAATGTTAATCATTGCTGATGAAATAATATGTGTATCAAAATATCAGCGTTCGTTCTTGCCTCAAAGTAATAATATCTCGGTCGTTTATAATGCACTTCCAGAATCATTTATATGTAAGTTGGTTCCAAATATGAATAAGGCATTTAATAAGAAAAATATATTAATGGTTTCTTCATTAGTTCTTTATAAAAGTCCGATTGAATTTATAACATTAGCACAAAAACTTCCTTTGTATAAATTCACATTAGTTTTGAATGATACTCAGACTGCTATAGAGAATTTTATATCAAAGTATAATATAAAGGTTCCTAATAACATTAAGATTTATCCTCGTCAGTCAGATATAAGTCGATTTTATAATGAAGCTTCAATTCTATTGAATTTGTCGAATAGAAAAAAATTTATAGAGACTTTTGGAATGACCGCTCTCGAAGGTATGTCAGCAGGCATACCTGTAATAGTACCGACGGTTGGTGGAATAGCAGAATTGGTCGATGATGATATAAACGGATATAAAATAGATGTGCAACAACTTGATATTATTGCGGATAGAATCAAGTATATGCTTTCTGACATAGACATTTATTCTGAATTGGCAAAAGGTGCATTAACAACAGCAGCATTGTATTCAAACAAATATATGTGCGAAGGAATTGAAACAATTTTGGTGCAATAA
- a CDS encoding oligosaccharide repeat unit polymerase, translating to MDKFVQKYYSVATDKYAILLVYFIHFKFFLQIVLDIESVIMNVLLYVFLLLGIDYKRVKYSFLILIPILGVCILNVAARNIFVILLSTYIVSQLSLKTILFHNLSAQLIIFFLSSICLFFGITTSELFQQTVLDMRIRYDYGMGNPNTFALFIYSFIINLYLYKGIYYKKYLFIIGMIAWMVFSYTGSRTFFMSVLILLIFRVLGKLWARYPLILKFLLITTPILIFSAVFYFSQNYISYPEVNLLFSGRLDLYNKLLSLVGYFDYLIGTDLINTETIDSSFLHLLFEGGVIPFSLFVLLYFNFIRKADKNQLSAIVPLMASVFTVALTESVLTFVLIFGNMIIWILLYKTYLNKRIPLY from the coding sequence ATGGATAAGTTTGTACAAAAGTACTATTCAGTAGCAACTGATAAATATGCAATATTATTGGTGTATTTTATTCATTTTAAATTCTTTTTGCAGATTGTACTGGATATAGAGTCTGTCATAATGAATGTATTGTTGTATGTGTTTTTACTATTGGGAATTGACTATAAGAGGGTAAAGTATTCATTTCTTATTTTAATACCTATTTTGGGTGTCTGTATTCTGAACGTAGCAGCTCGTAATATATTTGTGATATTATTATCTACTTATATCGTATCTCAACTATCATTAAAAACTATATTATTCCATAATCTTTCGGCTCAATTAATAATATTTTTTTTATCATCAATTTGTTTGTTCTTTGGAATTACAACATCAGAACTATTTCAACAGACAGTACTGGATATGCGTATTAGATACGATTATGGTATGGGTAATCCAAATACATTTGCTTTATTCATATACTCCTTCATAATCAATTTATACTTATATAAGGGGATTTATTATAAGAAATATCTATTCATTATTGGAATGATAGCATGGATGGTTTTTTCATATACAGGATCTAGAACTTTTTTTATGTCTGTTTTAATTCTATTGATATTTAGAGTTTTAGGTAAATTGTGGGCACGATATCCTCTAATATTAAAATTTTTATTAATAACAACTCCTATATTAATTTTTAGTGCAGTATTTTATTTCTCTCAGAATTACATCTCATACCCAGAAGTAAATTTATTATTTTCAGGACGCTTAGATCTTTATAACAAACTGTTGTCATTAGTTGGTTACTTTGACTATTTGATTGGTACGGATCTAATAAACACAGAGACTATAGATAGTTCTTTTCTTCATCTTCTGTTTGAGGGAGGAGTCATTCCTTTTTCGTTGTTTGTTTTATTGTATTTTAATTTTATACGTAAAGCTGATAAAAATCAATTATCTGCTATTGTTCCACTTATGGCGAGTGTTTTTACCGTAGCTTTGACAGAGTCAGTTTTGACATTTGTTTTGATTTTCGGGAACATGATTATCTGGATTCTTCTGTACAAAACATATTTAAATAAGAGAATTCCCCTTTATTAA
- a CDS encoding glycosyltransferase family 4 protein has protein sequence MRLLYCIPSLTNCGGTERVLTTRLNYLAERTSYELYIVTTEDQIRKPFFDLNSKISIINLNINFNEEKTFLSKLLNYKSKLKLYKAKLWSVIQEIKPDIVTSLLSHEIDFLSDLNDGSIKIGENHFNRNFRYSFVKNNSKNILRHTIAKYRDFELGHNVKKLDVLVTLTQEDASLWSDGVKKHIIPNPLSFVKEYKSEGNTKRVVAAGRLTKEKGFDLLLHAWELIFPLFPDWSLAIYGEGEEYSNLQSIIEGKKLKNVQINPFDENISEQFVNSDFYVLSSRFEGFGLVIIEAMECGLPVVSFDCKSGPKEIISDGEDGILVNNGDISALADAMTHLMKNSHIRSSMSKSAIEKAAKFNLDNIMGKWISLYKSTIQ, from the coding sequence ATGCGTCTATTATATTGCATTCCATCATTAACAAATTGTGGTGGAACAGAAAGGGTGTTAACTACTAGGCTGAATTATCTAGCAGAGCGTACTTCCTATGAACTCTATATTGTTACTACTGAGGATCAAATAAGAAAACCATTTTTTGATCTTAACTCAAAAATTTCTATAATTAATTTGAACATTAATTTTAATGAGGAGAAAACATTTTTGTCGAAACTCTTAAATTATAAAAGCAAGCTGAAGTTATATAAAGCTAAATTATGGTCTGTTATACAAGAAATAAAACCTGATATAGTAACATCCTTATTGTCTCATGAAATAGATTTCCTTTCAGATTTGAATGATGGAAGTATCAAAATCGGTGAAAACCATTTTAACCGAAATTTCCGATATTCTTTCGTTAAAAATAATTCTAAAAATATTCTTCGACATACTATAGCTAAATATAGAGATTTTGAACTTGGTCATAATGTGAAGAAATTGGATGTGTTAGTGACGCTAACTCAAGAAGATGCCTCGTTGTGGTCAGATGGTGTAAAAAAACATATAATACCCAATCCTTTGTCATTTGTAAAGGAATATAAGTCTGAAGGAAATACAAAAAGGGTAGTTGCTGCTGGTCGTTTAACCAAGGAAAAAGGATTTGATTTACTTTTGCATGCATGGGAATTGATTTTCCCTTTGTTCCCAGATTGGTCATTAGCTATTTATGGAGAAGGAGAAGAATATAGTAACCTACAATCTATAATAGAGGGAAAGAAACTCAAAAATGTTCAAATAAATCCATTTGATGAGAATATTTCCGAACAGTTTGTAAATTCCGACTTTTATGTATTAAGTTCTCGGTTTGAAGGTTTTGGATTAGTAATAATAGAAGCAATGGAATGTGGATTACCTGTCGTTTCTTTTGATTGCAAGTCTGGACCTAAAGAAATAATTTCTGATGGAGAAGATGGCATTTTAGTCAACAATGGGGATATCTCAGCGTTAGCAGACGCCATGACACATCTAATGAAGAACTCGCATATTAGATCCTCAATGAGTAAGAGTGCAATAGAGAAAGCGGCAAAATTCAACTTAGATAATATAATGGGAAAATGGATAAGTTTGTACAAAAGTACTATTCAGTAG